A stretch of Suncus etruscus isolate mSunEtr1 chromosome 9, mSunEtr1.pri.cur, whole genome shotgun sequence DNA encodes these proteins:
- the LOC126017934 gene encoding glycine N-acyltransferase-like: MFQLQGAQMLQTLEKSLRKSLPESLKVYGTVFHMIQGNPFNLKALVDKWPDFNTVVIHPQEEDMTDDLDHYTNTYQIYSKDVKNCQEFLSSPDVINWKQTLQIQGTQSTLNEVIQNLAATNSSKIKRSQNFLYMASETIKNLAPSLMDINKLSPGDGKPKPINKMFKLSALNVNHAALVDKFWLFGGNERSQKFIKRCIQTFPTFCLLGPEGSPVSWDLMDQTGELRIAGTLPEYRGVGLISYIIYHQTQTVHKLGFPVYSHVDKSNKIMQKMSYNLHFMLMPSEWNQWHCVPL; the protein is encoded by the exons ATGTTTCAATTGCAAGGTGCTCAGATGCTACAGACACTGGAGAAATCCTTGAGGAAGAGTCTTCCTGAGTCCTTAAAG GTTTATGGAACTgtcttccatatgatccagggaAACCCCTTCAATCTAAAGGCCCTGGTGGATAAGTGGCCTGATTTTAATACAGTGGTTATTCACCCTCAAGAGGAG GACATGACAGATGACCTTGATCACTACACCAATACCTATcaaatatactccaaggacgtcAAGAATTGCCAGGAATTCCTTAGTTCCCCAGATGTCATCAACTGGAAACAGACTTTGCAGATCCAAG GTACACAATCCACTCTGAATGAAGTGATACAAAATCTTGCAGCCACTAATTCCTCCAAAATCAAGCGTTCACAGAACTTCCTCTATATGGCATCAGAGACCATAAAGAACCTGGCTCCCTCCTTGATGGATATAAATAAATTATCCCCTGGTGATGGTAAACCCAAGCCCAT CAACAAGATGTTCAAACTCTCAGCCTTGAATGTTAACCATGCCGCCTTGGTGGAtaaattttggctttttggtgGCAATGAGAGAAGCCAGAAGTTCATCAAGCGTTGTATTCAGACCTTCCCTACATTTTGTCTGCTGGGACCAGAAGGGTCCCCTGTGTCCTGGGACTTGATGGATCAAACAGGAGAATTAAGGATTGCAGGAACCTTACCTGAGTACCGAGGTGTCGGTCTGATCTCTTATATCATCTATCATCAAACTCAGACTGTGCACAAACTTGGTTTCCCTGTCTATTCTCATGTAGATAAGAGCAACAAAATAATGCAGAAAATGAGTTATAATCTGCATTTTATGTTAATGCCCTCTGAGTGGAACCAGTGGCACTGTGTACCACTATGA